From a region of the Pontixanthobacter gangjinensis genome:
- a CDS encoding pyridoxal-dependent decarboxylase, exosortase A system-associated produces the protein MKAVGPIPAGYETKDGQLAVGGKTARQLVERAGRTPAFVYSRDHLTNRVAALRAAMPKRLGINYAIKANPFAPVLGHMAGLVDGFDIASGGELALAIAAGLDPSKISFAGPGKRDAELEAAIRKGVTLNLESENEARRALAIGERLQFAPKLAIRVNPSFELRGSGMKMGGGAKPFGIDQDRVPDLARQILESGAEWRGLHIFTGSQALGADALIEAQANVLELADQLARDIGGPLPKLNMGGGFGIPYFNKDRPVDVASIGEALEARFADLPASLADTDLCIELGRYLVGEAGVYLTEIVDRKESYGETFLVCDGGLHHQLAASGNFGTVVRRNYPSAIATKFAEEAVEIVDIVGCLCTPLDRLADKAHLPRADVGDLVAVFCAGAYGATASPSAFLGQGPAAEILI, from the coding sequence ATGAAAGCTGTTGGCCCGATCCCCGCTGGTTATGAGACGAAGGACGGTCAATTGGCAGTCGGCGGCAAGACAGCGCGACAGCTGGTGGAACGAGCCGGACGGACCCCTGCCTTCGTCTATTCACGCGATCATTTGACGAATCGGGTCGCGGCGTTGAGAGCAGCAATGCCCAAGCGGCTTGGAATAAATTACGCAATCAAAGCAAACCCGTTTGCGCCAGTTTTAGGCCATATGGCGGGATTGGTTGACGGGTTTGACATTGCCTCGGGCGGCGAGCTAGCGCTGGCTATTGCGGCGGGCTTGGACCCTTCCAAGATAAGTTTTGCTGGACCAGGCAAACGCGATGCCGAATTGGAAGCCGCCATTCGTAAAGGCGTAACGCTCAATCTGGAATCGGAAAACGAAGCGCGCCGAGCCTTGGCTATTGGCGAGCGACTTCAGTTCGCCCCCAAATTGGCGATCCGTGTTAATCCGAGCTTTGAATTGCGCGGATCGGGTATGAAAATGGGTGGCGGAGCAAAGCCGTTCGGGATTGATCAGGACCGTGTGCCGGACCTGGCACGGCAGATATTGGAAAGCGGAGCTGAGTGGCGCGGCCTCCACATCTTCACCGGCAGTCAGGCGCTTGGCGCGGACGCATTGATCGAAGCGCAAGCTAATGTGCTTGAGCTGGCCGATCAATTGGCACGCGATATCGGGGGACCCTTACCTAAACTTAATATGGGTGGCGGTTTCGGCATTCCTTATTTTAATAAGGACAGGCCGGTTGATGTTGCCAGCATCGGTGAGGCATTGGAGGCGCGTTTTGCGGATTTGCCTGCGTCTTTGGCCGATACCGATCTGTGCATCGAACTTGGCCGTTATCTAGTTGGCGAAGCGGGTGTGTACTTGACTGAAATTGTCGACCGGAAGGAGAGTTATGGGGAGACTTTTCTGGTTTGTGATGGCGGCTTGCACCATCAACTGGCTGCATCGGGTAATTTCGGAACAGTAGTTCGGCGCAATTACCCTTCTGCAATTGCCACAAAATTTGCCGAGGAAGCTGTCGAAATCGTCGATATTGTAGGGTGCCTGTGCACTCCGCTCGACCGGTTGGCTGATAAAGCTCATTTGCCCCGTGCAGATGTCGGTGACTTGGTCGCCGTATTTTGCGCTGGAGCCTATGGCGCAACCGCATCGCCATCAGCGTTTCTGGGCCAGGGTCCAGCTGCGGAGATTCTGATTTAA
- a CDS encoding acyl carrier protein, with the protein MPGSAAVGDLAPSRHVLDTQLRSILCDVLGLDADEVETFANDTGLFGHLPELDSMAVAGLLTEMEDRMNIIIEDDDVDGEMLETYGGLLAFAEAKAIEN; encoded by the coding sequence ATGCCAGGTAGCGCCGCGGTAGGTGATCTTGCGCCTAGCCGACATGTGCTTGATACGCAGCTGCGTTCGATCCTCTGCGACGTACTCGGCCTCGATGCGGATGAAGTCGAAACCTTTGCTAATGACACTGGCCTTTTCGGACATCTTCCAGAGCTAGATTCAATGGCAGTCGCGGGATTGCTAACCGAAATGGAAGATAGGATGAACATCATTATCGAAGATGATGATGTTGATGGCGAAATGCTCGAAACCTATGGCGGGCTGCTCGCCTTTGCCGAGGCCAAAGCAATAGAGAACTGA
- a CDS encoding acyl-CoA ligase (AMP-forming), exosortase A system-associated, which yields MPTVTNPDTLSRAKPLDHLAECGGDDSPALVLRNHTLSFKDLRDRVARLSGWLRDRVPQQGARVASWAAKNELTCLMPLAAARAGLVHVPINPLLKHSQAAHILADSGSVLLLATKARLASLEEGDLPPGCLVIDENAVLEALDSVADPLSPSENNTDALCAILYTSGSTGRPKGVMLSHANLWLGAESVAHYLGMGNDDVTLGVLPLSFDYGQNQLFSTWFAGGCVVPLDYLFPRDVVRACAKYGVTTLAAVPPLWVQLTEVDWPEESSSPLRRLTNSGGALTEDLVADLRNIFPQARLFPMYGLTEAFRSTFLDPDLVESHPTSMGKAIPHAEIMVIGNDGNPSETGEEGELVHCGPLVAQGYWQDPERTAERFKPAPVESKYGGIAVWSGDRVKRAADGLLYFVGRRDAMIKSAGNRISPQEIEDAARATGLVAEAVALGIADERLGHSIHLVVRAAQDADNPQEALPKALAKELPNFMQPHVIHWRGKMPLNPNGKLDRTALKREIEA from the coding sequence ATGCCCACTGTGACTAATCCCGATACCTTATCGCGAGCCAAACCGCTCGACCATCTCGCCGAATGTGGAGGGGATGATAGCCCGGCTTTGGTGCTTCGCAACCACACGCTTAGCTTCAAGGACTTAAGGGACCGTGTCGCGCGGCTTAGTGGTTGGTTAAGAGATCGCGTGCCACAGCAAGGGGCACGGGTTGCAAGCTGGGCTGCAAAGAATGAGCTTACCTGCCTAATGCCGCTCGCCGCGGCGCGGGCAGGGCTAGTCCACGTTCCTATCAATCCACTGTTGAAGCACAGTCAGGCGGCACATATTCTCGCCGATAGCGGCTCGGTGCTTTTGCTGGCAACAAAGGCACGGCTAGCATCGCTTGAGGAGGGAGATCTGCCGCCCGGATGTCTCGTGATTGACGAAAATGCTGTGTTGGAAGCGCTCGATAGCGTCGCTGACCCGCTTTCTCCGAGCGAGAATAACACGGACGCGTTGTGCGCCATTCTCTATACCAGCGGATCGACCGGACGCCCCAAGGGTGTGATGCTCAGCCATGCAAATTTGTGGTTGGGGGCGGAAAGCGTCGCCCATTATCTTGGCATGGGGAACGATGACGTTACACTCGGTGTCCTGCCGCTCTCTTTCGATTACGGCCAGAATCAATTGTTCAGCACATGGTTCGCCGGTGGTTGTGTGGTTCCGCTCGACTATCTTTTTCCCCGCGATGTCGTTCGGGCCTGCGCGAAATATGGTGTGACCACACTCGCTGCCGTTCCTCCGCTTTGGGTGCAACTTACCGAAGTGGATTGGCCAGAAGAATCGTCATCGCCTTTGCGCAGATTGACCAACAGCGGCGGCGCGCTAACCGAGGATTTGGTTGCCGATTTACGCAATATTTTTCCGCAGGCTCGCCTATTTCCGATGTACGGCCTGACTGAGGCGTTTCGTTCGACTTTTCTCGATCCAGATCTGGTCGAGAGTCACCCAACTTCCATGGGCAAGGCCATTCCTCATGCCGAAATTATGGTAATTGGCAATGATGGCAATCCGAGCGAAACAGGCGAAGAAGGCGAGCTGGTCCACTGCGGGCCATTGGTCGCGCAAGGATATTGGCAAGATCCTGAACGCACTGCGGAACGGTTCAAACCCGCTCCCGTGGAGTCGAAATATGGCGGTATCGCCGTTTGGTCGGGTGACCGGGTGAAGCGCGCCGCTGATGGCTTGCTCTATTTCGTTGGGCGGCGCGATGCGATGATCAAGAGCGCTGGCAATCGTATCAGCCCTCAGGAAATCGAAGACGCCGCTAGGGCGACTGGCCTTGTGGCTGAGGCGGTCGCCTTAGGGATCGCCGATGAACGACTCGGCCATTCTATCCATTTGGTGGTTCGCGCGGCGCAGGATGCGGACAACCCGCAAGAGGCGTTACCCAAAGCTTTAGCCAAGGAACTCCCCAATTTCATGCAGCCTCATGTAATCCATTGGCGCGGCAAAATGCCGCTTAACCCCAATGGAAAGCTGGACAGGACCGCGCTTAAGCGGGAGATAGAGGCATGA
- a CDS encoding GNAT family N-acetyltransferase: MVSISYHDTVNVLQGAIKEDAVSPFERTSWFKLLEDAGAKPVVILASDGDDHAALILTASRGRLESLTNWYSFSWAPICLGRHDLLVALAQDLRSRTHRVTMWPIKGESAELVSLQAAFSAAGWSIKKERCDHNHILEVNGRSFSEYWETRSGQMRATLKRKMKKVEIEILNRFDPDAWATYEAIYQSSWKPEEGKPELLRNFARSEGAAGRIRLALAHHKGKAVAAQFWTVDRNTAYIHKLAHLEEHSALSAGTTLSAALFEHVIDIDRVTTIDYGTGNDPYKSDWMEVDRPRYRIDCLDPRQPKAWPSLTKRLFVRLAPIASQS; this comes from the coding sequence TTGGTAAGCATCAGCTATCACGACACAGTTAACGTTCTGCAAGGGGCGATTAAAGAGGATGCTGTTTCTCCTTTCGAGCGAACCAGCTGGTTCAAACTATTAGAAGACGCAGGGGCCAAACCTGTTGTGATTCTTGCTAGCGACGGCGATGACCATGCCGCGCTCATACTCACAGCAAGCCGTGGTAGGCTCGAATCGCTGACAAATTGGTACAGCTTCAGCTGGGCGCCGATTTGCTTGGGGCGGCACGATTTGCTTGTCGCACTTGCACAGGACCTTCGCTCAAGGACGCACCGTGTCACCATGTGGCCCATTAAAGGCGAAAGCGCTGAACTGGTTTCGCTTCAAGCCGCTTTTTCGGCAGCGGGGTGGTCGATCAAGAAAGAACGATGCGACCACAATCATATTTTAGAGGTAAACGGACGCAGCTTTTCTGAATATTGGGAAACGCGGAGCGGACAGATGCGGGCAACGCTCAAACGCAAAATGAAGAAGGTTGAGATCGAAATTCTCAATCGTTTCGATCCTGATGCTTGGGCAACCTATGAAGCTATCTACCAGAGCAGCTGGAAGCCTGAGGAAGGAAAGCCCGAATTGCTTCGCAATTTTGCGCGCAGTGAAGGCGCTGCGGGCCGTATCCGTCTCGCTTTGGCCCACCATAAGGGAAAAGCCGTCGCGGCCCAATTTTGGACTGTAGACCGCAATACGGCTTACATTCACAAGCTTGCGCATCTTGAGGAACATTCTGCCCTATCTGCTGGGACCACATTAAGCGCTGCCCTGTTTGAACATGTGATCGATATCGATAGGGTCACAACTATTGATTACGGCACTGGCAACGACCCGTATAAATCCGACTGGATGGAGGTGGATCGCCCGCGTTACCGAATTGATTGCCTTGACCCCAGGCAACCTAAAGCATGGCCATCGCTTACAAAGCGCCTGTTTGTGCGACTTGCACCAATTGCCTCACAAAGCTAA
- a CDS encoding alpha/beta hydrolase family protein → MRSFSTWPAPLPGGATSDECALAFDQNRVHRLLILPALFDEANKLRRLTVEIMRRLDLSGIDSILPDLPGCNESPAALREQNLVSWKEATKACAKYFGATHVLTMRSGALFAPHDIPGWRYAPAGGQKLIRSMLRARTIASREAGQDETIGGLELRAKEAGITLAGWELGADMFAALSVAPTPATPTSAGYFDINQEMVGGGGLWLRAEPDEDHEQADAIAAIIAVGLAEA, encoded by the coding sequence TTGCGCAGCTTCTCAACTTGGCCCGCGCCCTTGCCCGGTGGCGCAACCAGCGACGAGTGCGCCCTCGCATTTGACCAGAATCGTGTTCACCGATTGTTGATATTGCCCGCATTATTTGACGAAGCGAACAAGCTACGCAGGCTAACGGTTGAAATCATGCGGCGTTTGGATTTGTCCGGAATTGATTCAATTTTACCCGATTTGCCCGGCTGCAACGAGAGCCCTGCCGCGCTGCGCGAGCAAAACCTTGTCAGTTGGAAAGAAGCGACCAAAGCCTGCGCCAAATATTTCGGGGCAACCCATGTTTTGACAATGCGGAGCGGCGCCTTGTTTGCCCCACATGATATTCCCGGATGGCGCTACGCCCCGGCTGGAGGTCAAAAACTAATCCGCTCCATGCTCAGAGCAAGAACCATCGCATCGCGCGAGGCTGGCCAAGACGAAACAATTGGCGGATTGGAACTGCGAGCCAAAGAAGCAGGCATCACTCTTGCGGGTTGGGAATTGGGTGCTGATATGTTTGCCGCCCTCTCAGTCGCCCCGACACCGGCTACCCCGACATCTGCTGGCTATTTTGACATCAACCAAGAAATGGTTGGCGGCGGCGGTTTGTGGTTACGTGCAGAGCCCGATGAAGACCACGAACAGGCAGATGCAATTGCCGCGATCATTGCAGTGGGGCTTGCAGAGGCATGA